In one window of Tenacibaculum mesophilum DNA:
- a CDS encoding MarR family winged helix-turn-helix transcriptional regulator codes for MNFNTPTTTVLYSIEEAIKAYRKLSQHNISEVVPSITVDQGLILLLLENNDKSQTEIADLIFKDYASMTRIVKLMIKKDYLIKFTDNEDKRKAKLEITEKGKEIIKKLKPVIQKNRKTALNTISIKELEQLYKTLKKITKNCNH; via the coding sequence ATGAATTTTAATACACCAACCACCACAGTACTATACTCTATTGAGGAAGCTATAAAAGCATACCGCAAATTAAGTCAACATAATATCTCAGAAGTTGTACCTAGTATTACTGTAGATCAGGGTTTGATTTTATTATTACTTGAAAATAATGACAAGTCACAAACTGAAATTGCCGATTTAATTTTTAAAGACTACGCTTCAATGACACGAATTGTAAAATTGATGATAAAGAAAGATTATCTGATAAAATTTACAGACAATGAAGACAAACGAAAAGCTAAATTAGAAATTACAGAAAAAGGAAAAGAAATTATCAAGAAACTAAAGCCTGTAATACAAAAAAATAGAAAAACTGCCTTAAATACCATTTCTATTAAAGAGCTAGAACAGCTTTATAAAACCTTAAAAAAAATAACTAAAAATTGTAATCATTAA
- a CDS encoding gliding motility-associated C-terminal domain-containing protein yields the protein MKEKIISSIIMCFVMTVKAQVTSIGSLYVSENTLVSIHEDVLINDYGAITNDGDLYLFKNFTNNGKFKFSNNKITGFTSFVGNENQAISGRGTSSFMFVEFNNELEGLVFNLGKEIEIVGTTFFENGILKVEENGIVTYLNGATNMGISNKSYVNNKAQKIGNESFTFPVGDYKSKTFIPRTVTISAPSDPTTKFYVCFNWEKANINFDKKEEDIGLIDMNEFWEVQNKSNNELVALTLTWSDVTTPEDIYSDPSKIIIVRWNGEEWIKEREGISIDVSSKSITAKVSGYGVFTLACEKKRGTIDPVIDFSVSNSFSPDGDGVNDEFVIPDLAEKYPKFKMKIYNRYGNVVYNYSNNNELNPVWWNGKSQGKLTLTGDTEVMPAATYWYVIDFNDGKTKPYQGWLYLNK from the coding sequence ATGAAAGAAAAAATAATATCATCAATAATTATGTGCTTTGTTATGACTGTTAAAGCTCAAGTAACAAGTATTGGATCTCTTTATGTTTCTGAAAATACATTGGTAAGTATTCATGAAGATGTACTTATAAATGATTATGGAGCAATTACAAATGATGGTGATTTGTACTTGTTTAAAAACTTTACAAATAATGGAAAGTTTAAGTTTTCTAATAACAAAATAACTGGGTTTACAAGTTTTGTAGGTAATGAAAATCAAGCTATTTCAGGTAGAGGAACCTCTAGTTTTATGTTTGTAGAATTCAATAATGAATTAGAGGGATTAGTTTTTAATTTAGGTAAAGAAATAGAAATAGTAGGAACTACATTTTTTGAAAACGGTATTTTGAAAGTTGAAGAAAATGGGATAGTTACTTATTTAAATGGAGCAACGAACATGGGGATAAGTAATAAAAGCTATGTGAATAATAAAGCACAAAAAATAGGAAACGAAAGTTTTACTTTTCCTGTAGGAGACTATAAGTCAAAAACTTTTATACCAAGAACGGTAACTATTTCTGCTCCTTCAGATCCAACTACAAAATTTTATGTCTGTTTTAATTGGGAAAAGGCAAACATTAATTTCGATAAAAAAGAAGAAGATATTGGTTTAATAGATATGAATGAGTTCTGGGAAGTTCAAAATAAATCAAACAACGAGTTGGTAGCATTAACTCTAACATGGAGTGATGTGACCACGCCAGAAGATATTTACTCAGACCCAAGTAAAATAATAATAGTACGGTGGAATGGAGAAGAGTGGATAAAGGAAAGAGAAGGTATTAGTATAGATGTTTCTAGTAAAAGTATAACTGCTAAAGTTTCTGGTTATGGTGTTTTTACATTAGCATGTGAAAAGAAAAGAGGAACTATTGACCCTGTTATAGACTTTTCTGTTTCAAATTCTTTCTCTCCAGATGGTGATGGAGTTAATGATGAATTTGTAATCCCCGATTTAGCAGAGAAATACCCTAAATTTAAGATGAAAATATACAATAGGTATGGAAATGTAGTATATAATTATAGCAATAATAATGAGTTGAATCCAGTTTGGTGGAATGGAAAGTCACAAGGTAAATTAACATTAACTGGAGATACAGAAGTCATGCCAGCTGCAACTTATTGGTATGTAATAGATTTTAATGACGGAAAAACAAAGCCTTACCAAGGTTGGCTGTATTTAAATAAGTAG
- a CDS encoding serine hydrolase domain-containing protein — translation MKKLTYLLVLIITFSCTNKKPTTFKSPKITQIVNYLDSLDRFSGAILIAKNNNILFKKAYGYAHIGHKIKNNTETKFNQGSIGKSFTAVAILQLIQEGKLSLQDNIGKFIPNYPNKTVRDSVTIAHLLTHTSGLTHFFVRKSFIEGSKDLYRFSKDFSSLYENEPMEYKPGETFSYRNTNYVILGRIIEAISGKEYNTYLEDNIYSKASMKNTDNYHLDHPIENAAEGYTVSDIYPNKLKINFHTYPVRGGAHGADIPP, via the coding sequence ATGAAAAAATTAACCTACTTACTTGTACTTATAATAACTTTTTCTTGTACTAATAAAAAACCTACTACTTTTAAAAGTCCAAAAATAACTCAAATTGTAAATTATTTAGATTCTTTAGATAGATTTAGTGGAGCTATTTTAATTGCTAAAAACAATAACATTTTATTCAAAAAAGCATACGGTTACGCCCACATAGGTCATAAGATTAAAAATAATACAGAAACAAAATTCAATCAAGGTTCTATTGGTAAGTCATTTACTGCTGTAGCCATATTACAGTTAATACAAGAAGGAAAATTATCACTTCAAGACAATATCGGAAAGTTTATTCCAAATTACCCTAATAAAACTGTTAGAGATTCTGTTACAATAGCTCACCTTTTAACACATACAAGTGGACTAACTCATTTTTTTGTTAGGAAATCTTTCATTGAAGGATCAAAAGATTTATATAGGTTTTCAAAAGATTTTAGCTCTCTTTATGAAAATGAACCAATGGAGTACAAGCCAGGTGAAACATTTTCATATCGTAATACCAATTACGTTATACTTGGTAGAATTATTGAAGCCATATCTGGTAAAGAATACAATACTTATTTAGAAGATAATATCTATTCTAAAGCTTCTATGAAAAATACTGATAATTATCACTTGGATCATCCTATTGAAAATGCCGCTGAAGGTTATACCGTTTCTGATATTTATCCAAATAAACTAAAAATAAACTTTCACACGTATCCCGTAAGAGGTGGTGCTCATGGGGCGGATATACCACCTTAG
- a CDS encoding beta strand repeat-containing protein: MKKLATLVLLVLSTATIAQVGIGTLTPSLSAQLDIKSDSRGLLIPRLNINDLSTSLPVNNNTIKESLLVYNTNKNSGKGFYYWNGVLWEQLVDITTVSNLITTQVDNQQIEKFFLNSSNILTLELENASSKSVDLSSLLQENELLTGIGSPINNSVDPVTGVLYVDTNSGDVYSSDGSLWSSVASSGPDGKSAYQVWLDAGNSGTEADFILSLKGDTGAAGTNGTNGTDGKSAYQVWLDAGNSGTEADFITSLKGDTGAAGTNGTNGVDGKSAYQVWLDAGNSGTEADFITSLKGDTGAAGTNGTNGVDGKSAYQVWLDAGNSGTETDFITSLKGDTGAAGTNGTNGADGKSAYQVWLDAGNSGTEADFITSLKGDTGAAGTNGTNGANGKSAYQVWLDAGNSGTEADFITSLKGDTGAAGTNGVDGKSAYQVWLDAGNSGTEADFITSLKGDTGAAGTNGVDGKSAYQTWLDAGNSGTEADFITSLKGDTGAAGTNGTNGADGKSAYQVWLDAGNSGTEADFITSLKGDAGAAGTNGVDGKSAYQVWLDAGNSGTEADFITSLKGDTGAAGTNGVDGKSAYQVWLDAGNSGTEADFITSLKGDAGAAGTNGVDGKSAYQVWLDAGNSGTEADFITSLKGDTGAAGTNGVDGKSAYQVWLDAGNSGTEADFITSLKGDTGAAGTNGVDGKSAYQVWLDAGNSGTEADFITSLKGDTGAAGTNGTNGADGKSAYQVWLDAGNSGTEADFITSLKGDTGAAGTNGTNGTDGKSAYQVWLDAGNSGTEADFITSLKGDTGAAGTNGTNGVDGKSAYQVWLDAGNSGTEADFITSLKGDTGAAGTNGTNGVDGKSAYQVWLDAGNSGTETDFITSLKGDTGAAGTNGTNGADGKSAYQVWLDAGNSGTEADFITSLKGDTGAAGTNGVDGKSAYQVWLDAGNSGTEADFITSLKGDTGAAGTNGTNGADGKSAYQVWLDAGNSGTEADFILSLKGDTGAAGTNGVDGKSAYQVWLDAGNSGTEADFITSLKGDTGAAGTNGVDGKSAYQVWLDAGNSGTEADFITSLKGDTGAAGTNGTNGVDGKSAYQVWLDAGNSGTEADFITSLKGDTGAAGTNGTNGADGKSAYQVWLDAGNSGTEADFITSLKGDTGAAGANGTNGADGKSAYQVWLDAGNSGTEADFITSLKGDTGAAGTNGVDGKSAYQVWLDAGNSGTEADFILSLKGDTGAAGTNGTNGADGKSAYQVWLDAGNSGTEADFILSLKGDTGAAGTNGTNGSDGKSAYQVWLDAGNSGTEADFITSLKGDTGAAGTNGTNGADGKSAYQVWLDAGNSGTEADFITSLKGDTGAAGTNGVDGKSAYQVWLDAGNSGTEADFITSLKGDTGAAGTNGTDGKSAYQVWLDAGNSGTEADFITSLKGDTGAAGTNGVDGKSAYQVWLDAGNSGTEADFITSLKGDTGAAGTNGTNGVDGKSAYQVWLDAGNSGTEADFITSLKGDTGAAGTNGTNGVDGKSAYQVWLDAGNSGTEADFITSLKGDTGAAGTNGTNGTDGKSAYQVWLDAGNSGTEADFITSLKGDTGAAGTNGVDGKSAYQVWLDAGNSGTEADFILSLKGDTGAGGTNGTNGADGKSAYQVWLDAGNSGTEADFITSLKGDTGAAGTNGTNGVDGKSAYQVWLDAGNSGTEADFITSLKGDTGAAGQDTTLSGVGNPNGTVTGVAGQVYTDTASGILYKTSDGITWSVVNSDTQDLSLSGNTISLVNGGTVDIGASSLAGNVAGNNTLATTNQTNIANINSYLARLNSIRVVKNPTSTTTITNSDGTVIIEQTGLLNLGLGEDITIPTPNNSNLGNKLVIVNRAGNGLLIGLSVALNLNIIGGGSIKGSGLSSLGISLLGINSSITIQCGFDGTNYYWYKIDSTSL; encoded by the coding sequence ATGAAAAAATTAGCTACCCTCGTACTTTTAGTTTTAAGCACAGCTACTATTGCTCAAGTAGGCATTGGAACCTTAACACCTAGTCTATCTGCTCAGTTAGATATTAAATCAGATTCCAGAGGCTTATTAATACCTAGATTAAATATTAATGATTTAAGTACATCATTACCAGTAAATAATAATACAATTAAAGAAAGTTTATTAGTTTATAACACTAATAAAAATTCTGGAAAAGGATTTTATTATTGGAATGGAGTGCTATGGGAACAATTAGTAGATATAACCACGGTCTCAAACCTGATTACTACACAAGTAGATAATCAACAAATAGAAAAATTCTTCTTAAATAGCTCTAATATTCTTACTCTTGAGTTGGAAAATGCAAGTTCTAAATCAGTCGATTTATCATCTCTTTTGCAAGAGAATGAGTTATTAACTGGTATAGGATCACCTATTAATAACTCTGTAGATCCTGTTACAGGAGTTTTATATGTAGATACTAATTCCGGAGATGTTTATAGCTCTGATGGTAGTTTATGGAGTTCAGTTGCATCGTCAGGACCAGACGGAAAATCAGCCTATCAAGTTTGGTTAGATGCTGGAAACAGTGGAACTGAAGCCGACTTTATCCTCTCTTTAAAAGGAGATACCGGAGCTGCTGGAACGAATGGAACCAATGGGACAGACGGAAAATCTGCGTATCAAGTTTGGTTGGATGCTGGAAACAGTGGAACCGAAGCCGACTTTATCACTTCATTAAAAGGAGACACTGGAGCTGCGGGAACGAATGGAACGAACGGAGTAGACGGAAAATCCGCCTATCAAGTTTGGTTGGATGCTGGAAACAGTGGAACCGAAGCCGACTTTATCACTTCATTAAAAGGAGATACAGGAGCTGCGGGAACGAATGGAACGAACGGAGTAGACGGAAAATCAGCCTATCAAGTTTGGTTAGATGCTGGAAACAGTGGAACTGAAACCGACTTTATCACTTCATTAAAAGGAGATACAGGAGCTGCGGGAACGAATGGAACCAATGGGGCAGACGGAAAATCTGCGTATCAAGTTTGGTTAGATGCAGGAAACAGTGGAACCGAAGCCGACTTTATCACTTCATTAAAAGGAGACACTGGAGCTGCGGGAACGAATGGAACCAATGGGGCAAACGGAAAATCAGCGTATCAAGTTTGGTTGGACGCTGGAAACAGTGGAACCGAAGCCGACTTTATCACATCATTAAAAGGAGACACTGGAGCTGCAGGAACGAATGGAGTAGACGGAAAATCAGCGTATCAAGTTTGGTTAGACGCTGGAAACAGTGGAACTGAAGCCGACTTTATCACATCATTAAAAGGAGACACTGGAGCTGCGGGAACAAATGGAGTAGACGGAAAATCCGCGTATCAAACATGGTTGGATGCTGGAAACAGCGGAACTGAAGCCGACTTTATCACTTCATTAAAAGGAGATACCGGAGCTGCGGGAACGAATGGAACCAATGGGGCAGACGGAAAATCAGCGTATCAAGTTTGGTTAGACGCTGGAAACAGTGGAACCGAAGCCGACTTTATCACTTCATTAAAAGGAGATGCCGGAGCGGCAGGAACGAACGGAGTAGACGGAAAATCTGCGTATCAAGTTTGGTTAGACGCTGGAAACAGTGGAACTGAAGCTGACTTTATCACTTCATTAAAAGGAGATACCGGAGCGGCAGGAACGAACGGAGTAGACGGAAAATCAGCCTATCAAGTTTGGTTAGACGCTGGAAACAGTGGAACCGAAGCCGACTTTATCACTTCATTAAAAGGAGATGCCGGAGCGGCAGGAACGAACGGAGTAGACGGAAAATCTGCGTATCAAGTTTGGTTAGACGCTGGAAACAGTGGAACCGAAGCCGACTTTATCACATCATTAAAAGGAGACACTGGAGCTGCAGGAACGAATGGAGTAGACGGAAAATCTGCGTATCAAGTTTGGTTAGACGCTGGAAACAGTGGAACTGAAGCCGACTTTATCACATCATTAAAAGGAGACACTGGAGCTGCGGGAACAAATGGAGTAGACGGAAAATCAGCGTATCAAGTTTGGTTGGACGCTGGAAACAGTGGAACCGAAGCCGACTTTATCACTTCATTAAAAGGAGATACCGGAGCTGCGGGAACGAATGGAACCAATGGGGCAGACGGAAAATCCGCCTATCAAGTTTGGTTGGATGCTGGAAACAGTGGAACCGAAGCCGACTTTATCACTTCATTAAAAGGAGATACAGGAGCTGCGGGAACGAATGGAACCAATGGGACAGACGGAAAATCTGCGTATCAAGTTTGGTTGGATGCTGGAAACAGTGGAACCGAAGCCGACTTTATCACTTCATTAAAAGGAGACACTGGAGCTGCGGGAACGAATGGAACGAACGGAGTAGACGGAAAATCCGCCTATCAAGTTTGGTTGGATGCTGGAAACAGTGGAACCGAAGCCGACTTTATCACTTCATTAAAAGGAGATACAGGAGCTGCGGGAACGAATGGAACGAACGGAGTAGACGGAAAATCAGCCTATCAAGTTTGGTTAGATGCTGGAAACAGTGGAACTGAAACCGACTTTATCACTTCATTAAAAGGAGATACAGGAGCTGCGGGAACGAATGGAACCAATGGGGCAGACGGAAAATCTGCGTATCAAGTTTGGTTAGATGCAGGAAACAGTGGAACTGAAGCCGACTTTATCACATCATTAAAAGGAGACACTGGAGCTGCGGGAACAAATGGAGTAGACGGAAAATCAGCGTATCAAGTTTGGTTGGACGCTGGAAACAGTGGAACCGAAGCCGACTTTATCACTTCATTAAAAGGAGATACCGGAGCTGCGGGAACGAATGGAACCAATGGGGCAGACGGAAAATCCGCCTATCAAGTTTGGTTGGATGCTGGAAACAGTGGAACCGAAGCCGACTTTATCCTCTCTTTAAAAGGAGATACCGGAGCTGCGGGAACGAATGGAGTAGACGGGAAATCTGCGTATCAAGTTTGGTTAGATGCTGGAAACAGTGGTACCGAAGCCGACTTTATCACTTCATTAAAAGGAGACACTGGAGCTGCGGGAACGAATGGAGTAGACGGAAAATCCGCCTATCAAGTTTGGTTAGACGCTGGAAACAGTGGAACTGAAGCCGACTTTATCACTTCATTAAAAGGAGACACTGGAGCTGCGGGAACGAATGGAACGAATGGAGTAGACGGGAAATCTGCGTATCAAGTTTGGTTGGATGCTGGAAACAGTGGTACCGAAGCTGACTTTATCACTTCATTAAAAGGAGACACTGGAGCTGCGGGAACGAATGGAACCAATGGGGCAGACGGGAAATCTGCGTATCAAGTTTGGTTAGATGCTGGAAACAGTGGAACTGAAGCCGACTTTATCACTTCATTAAAAGGAGACACTGGAGCTGCGGGAGCGAATGGAACCAATGGGGCAGACGGGAAATCTGCGTATCAAGTTTGGTTGGATGCTGGAAACAGTGGTACCGAAGCTGACTTTATCACATCATTAAAAGGAGACACTGGAGCTGCGGGAACGAATGGAGTAGACGGAAAATCCGCCTATCAAGTTTGGTTAGACGCTGGAAACAGTGGAACTGAAGCCGACTTTATCCTCTCTTTAAAAGGAGATACTGGAGCTGCGGGAACGAATGGAACCAATGGGGCAGACGGGAAATCTGCGTATCAAGTTTGGTTGGATGCTGGAAACAGTGGAACTGAAGCCGACTTTATCCTCTCTTTAAAAGGAGATACCGGAGCTGCGGGAACGAATGGAACCAATGGATCAGACGGAAAATCTGCCTATCAAGTTTGGTTAGACGCTGGAAACAGTGGAACTGAAGCTGACTTTATCACTTCATTAAAAGGAGATACAGGAGCTGCGGGAACGAATGGAACCAATGGGGCAGACGGAAAATCTGCCTATCAAGTTTGGTTGGATGCTGGAAACAGTGGCACCGAAGCTGACTTTATCACTTCATTAAAAGGAGATACCGGAGCTGCAGGAACGAATGGAGTAGACGGAAAATCTGCGTATCAAGTTTGGTTAGACGCTGGAAACAGTGGTACTGAAGCCGACTTTATTACTTCATTAAAAGGAGACACTGGAGCTGCAGGAACCAATGGGACAGACGGAAAATCCGCCTATCAAGTTTGGTTAGACGCTGGAAACAGTGGCACCGAAGCTGACTTTATCACTTCATTAAAAGGAGATACCGGAGCTGCAGGAACGAATGGAGTAGACGGAAAATCCGCCTATCAAGTTTGGTTAGATGCTGGAAACAGTGGCACCGAAGCCGACTTTATCACTTCATTAAAAGGAGACACTGGAGCTGCGGGAACGAATGGAACCAACGGAGTAGACGGAAAATCAGCCTATCAAGTTTGGTTGGATGCTGGAAACAGTGGTACCGAAGCCGATTTTATCACTTCATTAAAAGGAGACACTGGAGCTGCGGGAACGAATGGAACGAACGGAGTAGACGGAAAATCTGCGTATCAAGTTTGGTTAGATGCAGGAAACAGTGGAACTGAAGCCGATTTTATCACTTCATTAAAAGGAGATACAGGAGCCGCGGGAACGAATGGAACCAATGGGACAGACGGAAAATCAGCCTATCAAGTTTGGTTAGATGCTGGAAACAGTGGAACTGAAGCCGACTTTATTACTTCATTAAAAGGAGATACCGGAGCTGCGGGAACGAATGGAGTAGACGGGAAATCCGCGTATCAAGTTTGGTTGGATGCTGGAAACAGTGGAACTGAAGCTGACTTTATCCTTTCTTTAAAAGGAGATACTGGAGCCGGAGGAACGAATGGAACCAATGGGGCAGACGGGAAATCCGCCTATCAAGTTTGGTTAGATGCTGGAAACAGTGGAACTGAAGCCGACTTTATTACTTCATTAAAAGGAGATACAGGAGCTGCGGGAACGAATGGAACCAACGGAGTAGACGGAAAATCAGCCTATCAAGTTTGGTTAGACGCTGGAAACAGTGGAACTGAAGCTGACTTTATCACTTCATTAAAAGGAGATACAGGAGCTGCAGGACAGGATACTACTTTATCAGGGGTGGGAAACCCTAATGGAACAGTTACAGGTGTTGCTGGTCAAGTTTATACGGATACAGCTTCAGGAATATTATATAAAACTAGTGATGGAATAACATGGAGTGTTGTAAATTCAGACACGCAAGATTTAAGTTTAAGTGGGAATACCATTAGTTTAGTAAACGGAGGAACTGTAGATATAGGAGCTTCTTCTTTAGCAGGAAATGTAGCAGGAAATAATACTTTAGCAACAACAAATCAAACAAATATTGCAAACATTAATTCTTACTTAGCAAGATTAAATAGTATAAGAGTTGTTAAGAACCCTACCAGCACCACAACTATTACTAATTCAGATGGTACAGTAATTATTGAACAAACAGGATTACTAAATCTCGGGTTAGGTGAAGATATAACAATACCAACTCCCAATAATAGTAACCTAGGAAATAAATTGGTGATTGTAAACAGAGCAGGTAATGGCTTATTAATAGGACTTTCAGTAGCTTTAAATTTAAATATAATAGGAGGTGGCTCTATAAAAGGGTCTGGATTAAGTTCATTAGGTATATCCTTGTTAGGAATTAACTCTTCTATAACGATACAATGTGGTTTTGATGGAACCAATTACTATTGGTATAAAATTGATAGTACTTCTTTATAA
- a CDS encoding tetratricopeptide repeat protein, giving the protein MKDYKLLNKEYTKLFTTPLKKDSYYGYGMQFPNPKEGNIYGHSGGHYGVGSEWRVYKQEGYTVIILANKDANKGFLDVRYFIEKTISGNTPKLDNYFFTKKVIKTYLNSGFKKAKAMIKGSKFKLSEIELNTKGYEMIKRGFYEKAIDLFTLEVFFFPESYDAYDSLGEAYMKDGQIRKAIKNYQKSLEINPENLNGKEKLRELLAMNN; this is encoded by the coding sequence TTGAAAGACTATAAACTACTTAATAAAGAATACACTAAACTATTCACTACTCCTTTAAAAAAAGACAGTTACTATGGTTATGGAATGCAATTTCCAAACCCAAAAGAAGGTAATATATATGGTCATAGTGGAGGACATTATGGTGTGGGTAGCGAATGGCGAGTTTATAAACAAGAAGGATATACTGTAATAATTCTTGCAAATAAAGATGCCAATAAAGGCTTTTTAGATGTACGCTATTTTATAGAAAAAACTATTTCTGGAAACACTCCCAAACTAGACAATTACTTTTTTACCAAAAAGGTAATTAAAACCTATTTAAATAGTGGCTTTAAAAAAGCTAAAGCCATGATTAAGGGCTCTAAATTTAAGCTTTCAGAAATTGAGCTAAATACTAAAGGTTATGAAATGATTAAAAGAGGTTTTTATGAAAAAGCTATTGACTTATTTACACTTGAAGTATTTTTTTTTCCCGAATCATATGACGCATACGACTCTTTAGGAGAAGCATATATGAAAGATGGACAAATAAGAAAAGCTATAAAAAATTATCAAAAGAGTTTAGAAATAAACCCTGAGAACTTAAATGGAAAGGAGAAGTTACGCGAATTATTGGCTATGAATAATTAG
- a CDS encoding PorP/SprF family type IX secretion system membrane protein, translating into MKKKAYVILLILLINISSKGLAQQDPQYTQYIYNMAVINPAYAGSKEGISLGLLARSQWIGVSGAPKTFSGFVHSSVSRKVGLGLSLLHDKIGPVSETHAYADFSFTINTSEKAKLAFGLKGGATFQQIGLLTLNQVESNDPKFNQNSNKTHPNFGVGAFYYQEKFYVGISIPNLLETLHFERSNGKITKASEKMHSFLTAGYVVDLKNNFQLKPSTLVKYADSTPLSLDLSLNLLWNNKVEFGVSHRLDDSWSGIVNFKIKKNLQIGYAYDHTISNLGEFSSGSHEFLLLFDFKLREDTYKKPRFF; encoded by the coding sequence ATGAAAAAGAAAGCATATGTAATACTACTCATTTTATTAATAAACATAAGTAGTAAAGGTTTAGCTCAGCAAGATCCTCAATACACTCAATATATTTATAATATGGCAGTTATTAATCCTGCCTATGCAGGCAGTAAAGAAGGAATAAGTTTAGGGCTATTGGCACGGTCACAATGGATAGGTGTTAGTGGAGCTCCAAAGACATTTAGTGGATTTGTACATAGTTCTGTAAGTAGAAAAGTAGGGTTGGGGTTATCTTTACTTCATGATAAAATAGGTCCCGTAAGTGAAACACATGCTTATGCCGATTTTTCTTTTACTATAAACACATCAGAAAAAGCCAAGTTAGCTTTTGGGTTAAAAGGAGGAGCAACTTTTCAACAAATAGGACTGTTAACGTTAAATCAAGTAGAATCTAATGACCCTAAGTTTAATCAGAACAGTAATAAAACACATCCAAATTTTGGAGTGGGAGCGTTTTATTACCAAGAAAAATTTTATGTAGGAATTTCTATACCTAATTTACTAGAAACATTGCATTTTGAAAGGTCTAATGGAAAAATAACCAAAGCATCCGAAAAGATGCACAGTTTTTTAACAGCAGGGTATGTGGTGGATTTAAAGAATAACTTTCAGTTAAAACCATCAACATTAGTTAAGTACGCAGATTCGACACCTTTGTCATTGGACTTATCATTAAATCTATTGTGGAATAATAAAGTGGAATTTGGAGTATCTCATAGGTTAGATGATTCATGGAGTGGAATAGTTAATTTTAAAATAAAGAAAAATCTACAAATAGGTTATGCGTATGATCATACTATATCTAACTTAGGAGAATTTAGTTCAGGGTCGCACGAGTTTTTACTATTATTCGATTTTAAATTAAGAGAAGATACTTATAAAAAACCAAGATTTTTTTAA